A window of Plasmodium vivax scf_4701 genomic scaffold, whole genome shotgun sequence genomic DNA:
tattatattttatgaaatagGAATATGGAGTTAGTAGCAATTATTTATCTATTACATGTATAGTCAcaaagtaaaaatgttttcactctacatttttttatttgttagtCTTCAAGATTAAAGTCAAATtttcccaaaagaaaaagaaagaaaaaaatattcgagcataattattatgaagAGTATGAAAGAGAGTAT
This region includes:
- a CDS encoding hypothetical protein (encoded by transcript PVX_038190A; Truncated due to end of contig.); the protein is MELKSNFPKRKRKKKIFEHNYYEEYEREYEKYDSEDRSLASEDDRYYLNYQPERDYDY